The Pseudoalteromonas translucida KMM 520 genome has a window encoding:
- a CDS encoding ligand-binding sensor domain-containing diguanylate cyclase: MMRFLLVFVLLTCAMPSWASITDYVVKQWNIKDGLPSQSLKSVVQDQQGYMWLGTQFGLSRFDGNTFTNYNTQNSLFLPSNGINKLLIDGQGFLWIGTKNGLVVIDPATLSAQEFNIKGPVRDILEDSKGGIWIAANGLYYVDRSLVDLRDQTNEPSPIVNPTVITQIVGSVSKMALAPEGIWLVNDRHLLRLTKSAADFSKLRLELTAKVSLPDSLAQTIVHDLSFLNGNLYLASELGAYFLDLDDELRSFPLPNVNNSAVYKFMSDTNGGLWVSTYGRLLFRGKSGDWQWVEPSQLDQSIWFADMFRDDQNNVWLASFSEGLWLAHEGRIERHSAISKMTETVMAISKSPDDKLWIANRSGVGYFDTNKNFINIINSSKYGHASVHDLQFDGDRLYIATGRGLFFYEDDTLYSFPGRALNDNPVFAISSATRGGFWIGTGRGLYRLNYSGLRPFAYNAFLGSKFITFVLDAPNFGIIGTSKGAYYFTDRGIEKIGDQTTLESAYVTSILHIDGVGILVGSLNDGLFYRSGQGQWQQLDAANGLPYGSIFSLKYDEKLKRIWVSTMKGVYRMPVDQFKTQIQSLKVEEVISSFDRQLDGKASQCCNGLGHDAVVDMDNSIWYPSLQGVVEIPKSVELFGLRGLKPKIETLTTPLRSLTTAALGNKPRLKIDERDVTLKYTAIDYYAPNSIEFRYKLNGLDTDWRYANTRREAIYTNLPAGAFLFQLETKRQGEDWNIAQSVDYAFVVPERFDETIYFRLLITSGFVLLFYLVFWVFRAQERRKQEVLEGLITDRTLELRQANDKLNKVNSQLKLVSHSDELTGLRSRRFLFDQLPKDIEHFQRNSQSLQAQGKSLVLLIINLDNFSRINDAYGPIAGDSCLQQMAVLLNSRTQGSDYVARWSGDEFLLLLRDFKCNLIDSYVSDLCQGISEHAFQLPNGKSTHISASIGWSFYPLPLLGGQVISWETSINLADIALHQVKKRGGDGVANITFDEQLDAFEFEQNPNVEQQIGLLQANGLADIKVWMR, encoded by the coding sequence ATGATGCGATTTTTACTAGTTTTTGTACTACTAACCTGTGCTATGCCAAGTTGGGCCTCAATTACTGATTACGTAGTTAAACAATGGAATATTAAAGACGGACTCCCCTCACAATCCCTCAAAAGTGTTGTGCAAGACCAGCAAGGTTATATGTGGCTGGGAACTCAATTTGGTTTAAGTCGCTTTGATGGCAATACTTTTACCAACTACAACACGCAAAATAGTCTTTTTTTACCAAGTAATGGTATTAATAAATTACTGATAGATGGCCAAGGATTTTTGTGGATCGGCACCAAAAATGGGTTAGTGGTTATTGACCCTGCAACACTTAGTGCACAAGAGTTTAATATTAAAGGCCCCGTTAGAGATATTTTAGAAGACTCTAAAGGCGGTATTTGGATAGCGGCTAATGGTCTTTATTATGTTGACCGTAGTTTGGTTGATTTACGCGATCAAACTAATGAGCCATCACCCATAGTTAATCCCACTGTTATTACTCAAATAGTTGGCTCTGTGAGCAAGATGGCGCTCGCACCTGAAGGCATTTGGTTAGTAAACGACAGACATTTACTGCGCCTGACAAAAAGTGCTGCTGACTTTTCTAAATTACGCTTAGAGCTTACTGCCAAAGTGTCATTACCCGACAGTTTAGCGCAAACCATAGTGCACGATCTCTCTTTTTTAAATGGTAATTTATATTTAGCTTCTGAGTTGGGTGCTTATTTTTTAGATTTAGATGACGAACTACGTTCTTTCCCACTGCCTAATGTGAATAACTCTGCAGTTTATAAATTTATGAGCGACACCAATGGTGGCTTATGGGTATCTACTTATGGGCGTTTATTATTTCGTGGTAAGTCAGGTGATTGGCAATGGGTTGAGCCAAGTCAGTTAGATCAAAGTATTTGGTTTGCTGACATGTTTCGTGATGATCAAAATAATGTTTGGCTAGCCAGTTTTAGTGAAGGTTTATGGCTGGCTCACGAAGGCCGCATTGAGCGCCACTCGGCAATTTCTAAAATGACCGAAACGGTAATGGCGATTAGTAAATCACCCGATGACAAACTGTGGATTGCTAACAGAAGCGGTGTTGGTTACTTTGATACTAACAAAAACTTTATCAATATAATAAACAGTAGCAAGTATGGGCATGCCTCAGTGCATGATTTACAGTTTGATGGCGATCGGCTTTATATTGCTACTGGGCGAGGGTTATTCTTTTATGAAGACGACACTCTTTACAGCTTTCCTGGGCGCGCATTAAACGACAATCCGGTATTTGCAATTAGCTCGGCTACTCGAGGCGGATTTTGGATTGGTACCGGCCGAGGTTTGTATCGACTCAATTATAGTGGTTTAAGGCCCTTTGCTTATAATGCATTTTTAGGCAGTAAGTTTATTACTTTTGTATTAGATGCCCCAAATTTTGGCATTATTGGTACTAGTAAAGGTGCGTATTACTTTACAGACCGAGGAATAGAAAAAATAGGCGACCAAACTACTTTAGAGAGTGCTTATGTAACCAGTATTTTGCATATAGATGGAGTTGGGATATTAGTTGGCTCGTTAAACGATGGTTTATTTTATCGCAGTGGACAAGGACAATGGCAGCAATTAGATGCGGCAAACGGTTTACCTTATGGTTCTATTTTTAGCTTAAAGTACGATGAAAAATTAAAAAGAATATGGGTAAGCACCATGAAAGGTGTTTATCGAATGCCGGTAGATCAATTTAAAACGCAGATCCAAAGCTTAAAAGTTGAAGAGGTTATTTCCTCGTTCGATCGCCAACTCGATGGTAAAGCCAGCCAATGTTGTAATGGCTTAGGGCATGACGCGGTTGTTGATATGGACAACTCCATTTGGTATCCCAGTTTACAAGGTGTAGTTGAAATACCTAAAAGCGTTGAGCTGTTTGGTTTGCGTGGTTTAAAACCTAAAATTGAAACATTAACTACACCATTACGTAGTTTAACCACAGCTGCATTAGGTAATAAACCGCGATTAAAAATAGACGAGCGCGATGTTACTTTAAAATACACAGCTATTGATTATTACGCGCCAAATAGTATTGAGTTTAGGTATAAATTAAATGGTTTAGATACTGACTGGCGATATGCTAATACTCGCCGCGAAGCTATTTATACTAACCTTCCAGCTGGTGCATTTTTGTTTCAGTTAGAAACAAAACGCCAAGGCGAAGATTGGAACATAGCTCAATCTGTTGATTACGCTTTTGTTGTACCTGAGCGTTTTGACGAAACGATTTACTTTAGATTACTGATCACCAGTGGTTTTGTTTTATTGTTTTATTTAGTGTTTTGGGTATTTAGAGCGCAAGAGCGCCGTAAACAAGAAGTGTTAGAAGGGTTGATCACTGACCGTACCTTAGAGCTTCGTCAAGCAAACGATAAACTTAATAAAGTTAACTCACAGCTTAAGCTAGTGAGCCATTCAGATGAGCTTACAGGGTTACGTAGCCGCCGCTTTTTGTTCGACCAACTACCTAAAGATATTGAACATTTTCAGCGTAACTCACAGTCACTACAAGCGCAGGGCAAGTCGCTAGTACTATTAATTATAAACTTAGATAACTTTAGCCGTATTAACGATGCGTATGGGCCAATTGCCGGAGATAGTTGCTTGCAGCAAATGGCGGTATTACTTAATTCGCGTACTCAGGGCTCAGATTATGTGGCACGTTGGAGCGGCGATGAGTTTTTACTTTTATTACGTGACTTTAAATGTAACTTAATTGACAGCTATGTGTCGGATCTTTGCCAAGGAATTTCCGAACATGCATTTCAATTGCCAAACGGTAAAAGCACTCATATTTCAGCCTCAATTGGTTGGTCGTTCTATCCGCTACCACTATTAGGTGGCCAAGTTATTAGCTGGGAAACCTCGATTAATTTAGCTGATATTGCACTGCATCAAGTAAAAAAACGCGGTGGCGATGGGGTCGCTAATATTACCTTTGATGAGCAGTTAGATGCGTTTGAGTTTGAGCAAAACCCTAATGTTGAACAACAAATAGGCTTGCTACAAGCCAATGGCTTAGCTGATATTAAAGTGTGGATGCGCTAA
- a CDS encoding phosphatidylglycerophosphatase A yields MNNKRLFNLKRPHQFFGLGFGTGLAPIAPGTFGTLAALPFIFITMHYPLWLQIVFAVVISVFGIWACGKTADDLGVHDHPAIVWDEVAGYYITMIGAALSWQTLLVGFLLFRFFDIVKPGPIRVLDKRAHGGFGIMIDDVLAGIFSLICLQALIKVGLLPF; encoded by the coding sequence TTGAACAACAAGCGTTTATTTAACCTAAAGCGTCCACATCAGTTTTTTGGTTTAGGTTTTGGTACTGGGCTTGCACCTATAGCCCCAGGCACATTTGGTACTTTGGCCGCTTTACCTTTTATTTTTATAACCATGCACTACCCGTTGTGGTTACAAATAGTATTTGCTGTAGTGATCAGTGTTTTTGGTATTTGGGCTTGTGGCAAAACCGCAGATGATTTAGGGGTACACGATCACCCCGCGATTGTATGGGATGAAGTGGCAGGCTATTACATCACTATGATTGGTGCCGCACTGAGCTGGCAAACATTATTGGTTGGTTTTTTACTGTTTCGTTTTTTTGATATAGTCAAACCAGGTCCTATCCGTGTGCTCGACAAGCGTGCCCATGGTGGATTTGGCATTATGATTGATGACGTACTTGCAGGTATATTTTCACTTATTTGTTTGCAAGCGCTGATAAAAGTAGGTTTACTACCCTTTTAG